The genomic DNA AACGCTATTACCGGAATATATTGAACACCGGACGGAATGCTCGAGATGTCATGTTCGGAACTCCCGCCTCAGCCGGGCGCTACAGCACCCGAGCGGGAATCAACCGATTCCGGTCGGTTCATCCCCGGTTATTGCCGAACATTTTAAGTAGTATTGTGCAGATGTACCATACCAGACGATGGTTAACAACTGTAAGGGAGATTCACGCAATGTTCGGAGCGCCGCTGGTCGGTCGGTCGGTCGTCGTCGGTTCCTCAAGGCCACTGGTGCCGGTGCGGTCACCCTCGGTCTCGCCGGCTGTGCGGACAACGGCGGCGAGTTCGACGATTCGACGTTCAAGGTCGGTCACCTCGCGCCGCTTGAACTGGACATGGGTGCCGGTTCCGAGCGGAGTGCTGACATCGCCGTCGATGAACTCAACGCCAACGGTGGCGTCATGGACACCGACGTAGAACTCATCCATGCCGACACCAGCGCGATTCCGTCCGAGGCGACTCGGCAGGCCGAAACGCTGGTGCAAGACGAGAACGTCGACATGCTCATCGGGGCCCACGCCAGCGAGGTCGTTCTCGCTATCCTCGATTTCGTCGCAGAATCCGAAATTCCGTTCCTCGTCACCGGGTCCGCAGCGCCGGAGGTCTCGACGAACTACATGGGCGACGACTACGACCGGTACGAGATGATATTCCGTCCGGGGCCGGCAAACTCTTCCTACCAAGTCGACGAACTCGCTGGCTACGCCGAATACCTCAACGACGAACACGGCTGGACGACGTTCGCACAGTTGGCCGAACAGGCCGCTTGGACGCAGTTCTTCACCGACAACCTGCCACCGGCGCTCGAAGACCGCGGCTTCGATGTGGAGTACAACGAGCGGATTTCCTCGGAGACAGACGACTTCTCGCCGATTCTCGACGCCATTGAAGCCACAGGGGCCGACGCCGTCTTCAAGCAGTTCTCGCTGCTTCCCGGCACGGGGATGCTCTCTGAGTGGCGGAACAGCGAGTACCCGTTCGGCCAAGAGGGCGTCAGCGTCCCGTCGATGTCCCCGGAATACTGGGACGACACCGACGGCGGCTGTCAGTATGAAACGACGGCGGAAAGCGGCGGTGCGGGTGCCTCGCCGATTACCGACCTGACCCAACCGTTCACCGAGGAGTACGAGGCGGTCGCCGACGGCGAACGCCCGACGCTACCGATGTACATGGGCTACTGTACGTACGACGGCCTCATGCTGTACGCCGAGGCCGTAGAGCGGGCCGGCACCTTCGACTACCGGAACAATCTCCAAGACATCCTTGATGAACTCCGTGCGACCGACTTCACCGGCACGACCGGCCAAATCGTCTTCGGCGAGGAAGGCTCGGAGTTCCCCAACGATGTCATCGCCGGTCCCGACGGCGGCGCCGGGTTCCCTGTCACACAGTGGATAGACGGGAGCAAGGAAATCGTCTACCCGCGTGACATCGCCTCAGCGGACCACCAAGCAGCACCCTGGATCTGACGCAGGTTTCGTCTTATCGATATTCCATGCAGCTACACCCAACCCATACTGTCTATGAGAACCGTTCACCGGCTCGGGTCGGCACGGGACTGCCGGCGGCCGGCCGTTCCCGGAGGGAGCACTGATGGCGATAGAGACGTTCGCCGGGCTCTTCGTCACGGCCGCGATGATAAGCGCCGTCTACGCGCTCATTGCCATCGGCTTTACCATGATATTCGGCGTCGGCGGTGTGTTGAATCTCGCCCACGGCGGCCTGATTATGATAGGTGCCTACGCCTATCTGGTCGTCACGTCGACGTCGACGGTCCCGTCAATCGTGATACCGCCAGTTGCCGGCCTCGTTGTCGCTATTGTGGTCGCGGCGCTGGCGTCGTTTGCTCTCTACAAGGGTCTCGTCGAGTTCATCGAAGACGATGTCATCATCACGTTCCTCGCGACCGTTGTTGTCGCTGTCATTCTCGCGGAACTGATGGAGCTCATCTTCAGCGCCAACCCACGGTCGTTGACGCCGTTCGTGCCGGGGTCGACGGCCCTCCCCGCCATCGGCGTCCGCATCCAGCATATCGAAATTGCCGGCTTCGTGCTTTCGTGGGTCGCCATCGGAGCGCTGTGGTACTACGTCACGAAGACCGACGCCGGCCGTTCGATTCTCGCCACGTCGATGACCCAACGCGGCGCAAAGCTCACCGGCGTCGACATCGCCGCGGTGAGCGCCCGCACGTGGCTCATCGCCGGCGGTCTCGCCGGTCTCGCCGGCGTCTTCCTCGGCACGCTCCAGCAGACCTCGCCGCTCATGTGGCTCGACCCGCTTGCCTTGGCGTTCATCATCGTCGTCATCGGCGGCATCGGCAGCATCAAGGGGTCGCTCGTGGCGGCGTACTTCATCGGCTTCCTCGAGACGTACACGGTCGGACTCCTCGGTCCGGAGTTCCGGGGTGTCTTTGCGCTCATCATCGTCGCTGCCGTGATTCTGATTCGTCCCGAGGGGCTCTACGGGAGGGAGTTCGTCGATGAGTAGCATCGTCGACCGCGTCAACGAAACGCTCGGGCCGCGGTATGCGGACCTCTCGGTCCCGCAATTTGCTCTCGTGGTTGTCTCGCTGGCGTTGCTCGTCGTTGTCGCGCCGGCGCTGACAGCGGTCGGGTTGATGAGCGGGACACTCCTGCGTACGCTGGCGCTGGCAAACATCTTCGCCATCTTCGCGATGGCGTGGGACATCCAGAGCGGCTACACCGGGTACATCAGCTTCGGACACGCGGTACTTTCAGGGGCAGCCGCCTACTCGGCGGCGCTGCTGATTACGCACGTTGTCCCCGATATCAACCCGTGGCTGCTGTTCCCGGTCGCGGTGCTGATGGCCCTCGTCGTGGGGCTTATCCTCGCGGCGACGACGATTCGGCTCAGCGGGCCGTACTTCTCGCTGATTACCCTTGTTGCCGGGCTACTGTTCTATCGCAGTACCCGGACGTTCAGCCAGTGGACCCAAGGCGAACAGGGGCTGCTCATCGGCCGGCTTCCCGTTCTCCCGCCGTTTGACGGGATATTCAGCGCCTTCGACGCCGAGTGGCGGTTCATCATCACGGTCGTGCCGATGCTGCTGATTGCGGCGGCGCTGCTCGTGATTAGCCGTTCGAACGTCGGCACGGTACTCGTCGCGATACGGGAAAACGAGGCCGCTGTCGAATCGGCGGGCATCGACACGAACAAGTTCAAAGTCTGGTCGTTCGTGCTCAGCTCGATTCCGATGGGCATCGGCGGCTTCCTGCTTGCCTTCTTCGATGGGTCGGTCAACCCGACCGACATCGTCCTGCTTGACCGCAGCGTCGAGTTCATCGCGATGGCCGTCATCGGCGGCATGGGGTCGATACTCGGCCCGCTCGCCGGGGCGTTCCTGTTTGTCGGCCTCAGAGACGCCATCCTGCCGGCGTTCCTCGGCGGCACCGAGCGGTGGCTCGCACTGTGGGTCATCATCCTAGTAGTTATCGTTCTCGCCCGCGATGGGCTGTTCCGAAAGTTGTGGCACCGTCTCGACGACGAAGGTGATGCCGAATGACACTCCTGAGTATTCAGAACCTGACAAAGCGGTTCGGCGGATTGGTCGCGGTCAACGACGTCTCGTTCGACATTGAGGCCGGCAGTATCGTTGGTCTCATCGGCCCCAACGGCTCCGGGAAGACGACCATCTTCAACTGCATCATGAGCATCTACGACGTGACGGAGGGGTCGATACAGTTCCAGGGGACGGACATCACCGACTACAAGACACACGAGGTGGTCAACTCGGGGCTGGCGCGGGTCTCACAGGAGTCGAACCCGATCGCCCGCATGAGCGTCGCCGCCAACATCAAGCTGTTTACGCTGCCCAACAGCGTGACAGCGCTCAGCGGCGGCGCCGATGACGAGGAAATCTACGAGATTGCCGCCCGCGTCGGCCTCGAAGACGCGCTTGACAAACAGCCCGATTCGCTCCCACATGCCGACGTCCGCCGGCTCGAAATCGCGAAGGCGATAGCGACTGAGCCGGAGCTACTGCTGCTTGATGAGCCCTTCGCCGGACTCAATCAACAGGAGATCCGGGAGATGTCGGACCAGATTCGACAGCTCCGCGACGACGGCGTCACCATCGTCATCATCGACCACAACATGCGCGGGCTGATGCAACTCGTCGAACGCATCATGGTCATCAACAACGGCGACTGGCTCGCCGATGACACACCGGAAGCGATAGCCGAAAACGAAGCGGTCCAGCAGGCGTACCTCGCCGGCACGGAGACTGTATAACCATGCTCGAAGTCGACAACGTTTCGATATCGTACGGGAAGACAAGCGCCGTCTCTGACGTGTCGCTGACTGTCGAGGAAGGCGAAATCGTCGGCATAATCGGCCCGAACGGGGCCGGCAAGACGACCCTGCTCGATGCCATTAGCGGATTCAAGGGCTACGAGGGGTCGATTCGGTTCGGCGGCGAGGAGATACGGGGCCTCACCGAACAGGAAATCGTTCAGCGGGGCCTCGTCTACTGTACCGAAGACCGGGACCTGTTCCCGTTCTTTTCGGTCCACGAGAACCTGCTGATGGGCGCGCAGTTCCGCGAGGACCGCGATGCGGTCCAAGAGGACCTCGAGTTCGTCTACGACCTGTTCCCACGGCTCGACGAGCGCCGCGACCAGCACGCCGAAACGATGAGCGGTGGCGAACAGCAGATGCTCGCCGTCGGCCGGTCGCTGATGAGCGACCCCGACCTCTTGATGCTCGATGAGCCGACGCTCGGTCTCGCCCCGGTCATCATCGAGGACATCAAGGAAGCCATCGAGCGCCTCAGCGACGCCGGGTTGACAATCCTGCTCGCCGAACAGAACTCGACGTTCGCCTTGGACCACGCCGAGCGGCTCTGTCTGCTCGAACGTGGCGAGATTACTCGACAGGGCGATGCCGAGACGCTGAAAAACGACGACTACGTTCGCGACGCGTACATCGGCGTCGTCTAGACGACGGCCCTACTGTTTTGGCCGTCAGCTACCGGTGTCGTACTTGTAGGTCGCCTCGTCGGGGTCGATACCGAAGTCCTCCGCTTCCTCGGGAGGCTCGGCCGGCTCCGCGTCCTCGGCTGCGGTTTTGAATCGTTCTCTGAGCCGCTCCGGCATTCCGAACGCATCGATATCGAGCCGCATCGGCACGGCGTCCGGGTCGAGTGTGTCCTGCTTTGCTTCGAGCCGCTCGGCCAACACGTCAGGAAGCTCCGCTTCGGCGACCGGCTCGAACCCGAACTGCGCGAGATAGTCGTGGGCGCTCGTCAGCGAGTAGACCCGCTCGAACGCCTCAGTTTCGGCGCTGTCGACAAGCCGCTCGATGACGTGTGCGCCGACGCCCTGCCGCCGCCAGCCGTCGAGGACGCCGATACTTGTGAGCTCACACACCTCCGTCCCGTCGTCTGAGTGGACCCGTATCCGGCCGAACCCCGCCCGTGCGTTCGACTCCTCGTCGACCGCGATGACGTAGTCGCGGGACCGGAAGGACGTCTCGTCGAGGCCCATCGCCTCGATGTGGTCCAACAGCCACGCCTCATCTCGGTTTCGCGCGTCCCGGACGTACATACTCCGGCGTAGGGTGCGCCGATGGAAAACGGTTCCCCCTCCGCCGGACCGGTTCCGGGTCCTTTTTGCTGTCCCGTTACGTCAGCCGGCGTATGCAAGTCGCGGTCGTCTTCCGGGACCCGCCGCCGCAATCCGAGCGGACCGGCGCGGTCCGGCTACGGCGCCTTGCGGCCGCCATCCAGTCGGCCGGCCACGAGGTGACCGTCTACTGTCAGCCCTGGTGGGAGACCGACCAGCGACGCATCGAAATTAACGGCCTCGTCCACGAAGGCGTCGCCTTCGAGCATCCGGCACTCTTCTATACGCGGCTGCCCGGGGTGTTAGCCCGCCGTGGCCCGGATGTCGTACTCACCTCGGCGTCGCCCCCCGGCGGCGTCGTCGCCGCGTGGCTCGGCGGGCTCTTCGCACGCGCGCCCGTCGTCTGCGACTGGTACGGCGACGAGCCGAACGCGATGTCCTCTCGGTGGGCTGGCAAGGCGGCGTCGCTGCCGACGCGCGTCGTTGCCCCCTCGGAACTCCAGCGAACGCGCATCCGCGAACTCGGCGGTACCGAAGCGAACACGACGACAATTCCGCTCGGCATTTCGATGTCAAAAATACAGGCCGCCGACCCGGACGAGTTCCGGGACATCGTCTACGCCGGCCACCTCGACGACGACGCGAACCTCGAAAGCCTTCTTTTGGCGCTTGCTGAACTCCGCGATGACGGCGACTGGACCGCGACGGTCATCGGCGATGGCCCCAGACGCGACGACTACGAACGCCAGGCCCGCGACCTTCGCATCCTCGACCGCATTGATTTCCGCGGCAACTGCGACCGTGCGGAACGAATCGCTGTCTACCGCGGCGCACATACCTTCGTCCAGACGGCCCGGAGAGCCAACTTCGCCGAGGAACTGCTGTGGGCGCTTGCCTGTGGCTGTGTCGGTGTCGTCGAGATGCAGTCCGACTCCAGCGCCCACGAACTCGTCGAGCGCCGCGAACGCGGCTTCCGGGTGACCGACATGGAGAACCTCGACGAAGCGATCGAGGCCGCTTGGGACTGTAGCTACCGTGATATCGACAAGGCCTTCCAGCAGTTCGACCACGCCGCCGTTGCCGGCAAGTATCTCGAACTCTTCCGCGATTGTGGCGTCGAGTCGCGCTGAGGCTGTTACTCGGTGAACGCCTCGGGGTCGCTGGCCGCCGCCGCGGTCTTGACTGCGGCGACGTTCTCCGCAACGTCGTGTACGCGAACGATGTCCGCGCCGCGTTCGGCCGCCAGCGCGCTGGCGGCGACAGTCGCCGAGAGTCGCTCGTCGGCACTGTCGCGGTCGACAAGCCCGAACATCGACTTCCGGGAGTGGCCGACAAGCACTGGACAGCCGAGGGCGGTGAACGCTTTGAGCCGTCCGAGCAGCTCGAAGCTCTCCGCCGGC from Natronomonas pharaonis DSM 2160 includes the following:
- a CDS encoding ABC transporter substrate-binding protein, which encodes MGAGSERSADIAVDELNANGGVMDTDVELIHADTSAIPSEATRQAETLVQDENVDMLIGAHASEVVLAILDFVAESEIPFLVTGSAAPEVSTNYMGDDYDRYEMIFRPGPANSSYQVDELAGYAEYLNDEHGWTTFAQLAEQAAWTQFFTDNLPPALEDRGFDVEYNERISSETDDFSPILDAIEATGADAVFKQFSLLPGTGMLSEWRNSEYPFGQEGVSVPSMSPEYWDDTDGGCQYETTAESGGAGASPITDLTQPFTEEYEAVADGERPTLPMYMGYCTYDGLMLYAEAVERAGTFDYRNNLQDILDELRATDFTGTTGQIVFGEEGSEFPNDVIAGPDGGAGFPVTQWIDGSKEIVYPRDIASADHQAAPWI
- a CDS encoding branched-chain amino acid ABC transporter permease encodes the protein MAIETFAGLFVTAAMISAVYALIAIGFTMIFGVGGVLNLAHGGLIMIGAYAYLVVTSTSTVPSIVIPPVAGLVVAIVVAALASFALYKGLVEFIEDDVIITFLATVVVAVILAELMELIFSANPRSLTPFVPGSTALPAIGVRIQHIEIAGFVLSWVAIGALWYYVTKTDAGRSILATSMTQRGAKLTGVDIAAVSARTWLIAGGLAGLAGVFLGTLQQTSPLMWLDPLALAFIIVVIGGIGSIKGSLVAAYFIGFLETYTVGLLGPEFRGVFALIIVAAVILIRPEGLYGREFVDE
- a CDS encoding branched-chain amino acid ABC transporter permease — encoded protein: MSSIVDRVNETLGPRYADLSVPQFALVVVSLALLVVVAPALTAVGLMSGTLLRTLALANIFAIFAMAWDIQSGYTGYISFGHAVLSGAAAYSAALLITHVVPDINPWLLFPVAVLMALVVGLILAATTIRLSGPYFSLITLVAGLLFYRSTRTFSQWTQGEQGLLIGRLPVLPPFDGIFSAFDAEWRFIITVVPMLLIAAALLVISRSNVGTVLVAIRENEAAVESAGIDTNKFKVWSFVLSSIPMGIGGFLLAFFDGSVNPTDIVLLDRSVEFIAMAVIGGMGSILGPLAGAFLFVGLRDAILPAFLGGTERWLALWVIILVVIVLARDGLFRKLWHRLDDEGDAE
- a CDS encoding ABC transporter ATP-binding protein encodes the protein MTLLSIQNLTKRFGGLVAVNDVSFDIEAGSIVGLIGPNGSGKTTIFNCIMSIYDVTEGSIQFQGTDITDYKTHEVVNSGLARVSQESNPIARMSVAANIKLFTLPNSVTALSGGADDEEIYEIAARVGLEDALDKQPDSLPHADVRRLEIAKAIATEPELLLLDEPFAGLNQQEIREMSDQIRQLRDDGVTIVIIDHNMRGLMQLVERIMVINNGDWLADDTPEAIAENEAVQQAYLAGTETV
- a CDS encoding ABC transporter ATP-binding protein; this translates as MLEVDNVSISYGKTSAVSDVSLTVEEGEIVGIIGPNGAGKTTLLDAISGFKGYEGSIRFGGEEIRGLTEQEIVQRGLVYCTEDRDLFPFFSVHENLLMGAQFREDRDAVQEDLEFVYDLFPRLDERRDQHAETMSGGEQQMLAVGRSLMSDPDLLMLDEPTLGLAPVIIEDIKEAIERLSDAGLTILLAEQNSTFALDHAERLCLLERGEITRQGDAETLKNDDYVRDAYIGVV
- a CDS encoding GNAT family N-acetyltransferase — protein: MYVRDARNRDEAWLLDHIEAMGLDETSFRSRDYVIAVDEESNARAGFGRIRVHSDDGTEVCELTSIGVLDGWRRQGVGAHVIERLVDSAETEAFERVYSLTSAHDYLAQFGFEPVAEAELPDVLAERLEAKQDTLDPDAVPMRLDIDAFGMPERLRERFKTAAEDAEPAEPPEEAEDFGIDPDEATYKYDTGS
- a CDS encoding glycosyltransferase family 4 protein; this translates as MQVAVVFRDPPPQSERTGAVRLRRLAAAIQSAGHEVTVYCQPWWETDQRRIEINGLVHEGVAFEHPALFYTRLPGVLARRGPDVVLTSASPPGGVVAAWLGGLFARAPVVCDWYGDEPNAMSSRWAGKAASLPTRVVAPSELQRTRIRELGGTEANTTTIPLGISMSKIQAADPDEFRDIVYAGHLDDDANLESLLLALAELRDDGDWTATVIGDGPRRDDYERQARDLRILDRIDFRGNCDRAERIAVYRGAHTFVQTARRANFAEELLWALACGCVGVVEMQSDSSAHELVERRERGFRVTDMENLDEAIEAAWDCSYRDIDKAFQQFDHAAVAGKYLELFRDCGVESR